One segment of Planctomyces sp. SH-PL62 DNA contains the following:
- a CDS encoding CBS domain-containing protein has protein sequence MSAGSPDPIPVLASEDLTAADVMSPVVRSCSPFSTVTEAVMIFKENDSDVVPVIDAGKPVGVVVDRDVALAVADSPDLADRPVTEVMVTEFPTIPLDAHVDQVLQTMSAAGARLALVVDAEENLAGLIFWADLARRLSLDETGPPPPPAADDDSLVQGSQP, from the coding sequence ATGAGCGCCGGTTCGCCCGATCCGATCCCTGTCCTCGCGTCCGAGGATCTGACCGCGGCCGACGTGATGTCCCCCGTCGTCCGGTCCTGCTCCCCGTTCAGCACGGTCACCGAGGCCGTGATGATCTTCAAGGAGAACGACAGCGACGTGGTCCCGGTCATCGACGCCGGCAAGCCGGTCGGGGTGGTCGTCGATCGCGACGTGGCCCTCGCCGTGGCCGACTCGCCCGACCTGGCCGATCGCCCGGTCACCGAGGTCATGGTCACGGAGTTCCCCACGATCCCTCTCGACGCCCACGTCGACCAGGTGCTCCAGACGATGTCCGCCGCCGGGGCCCGCCTGGCCCTCGTCGTCGACGCGGAGGAGAACCTCGCCGGCCTGATCTTCTGGGCCGACCTGGCCCGCCGCCTGTCGCTGGACGAGACCGGGCCGCCCCCGCCCCCGGCCGCCGACGATGACAGCCTCGTCCAGGGGAGCCAGCCGTGA
- a CDS encoding AI-2E family transporter, translating into MNLDVATTRLLRFLLIGGTIIIAMSLAAEVLKPVALAILVSFLLAPVVSRLERLGLPRVLSVAAVLIVLVAGIVGTSYVVGHQFATLAKEIPAYQQNINKKLAGLKPGESSSLDRVFSAATELEESIASEQERRDRDRAQPVRIVGGEDLWGRIHTYLGPFESGIALVGIVLLLVVFLLFEREDVGNRIIQLVGWGQIGVTTKTLGQIGRGLSSYLTALALVNAGFGTAIGLGAWAIGLPSPALWGFLAAIFRFIPYLGTVLSFSFPFVIAIAHFPGWTEPLLVFALFAAAEVVVNSIEPLLYGKSTGISPIGLLVAAMFWAWLWGPLGLLLANALTVCLAVAGRSIPGLGFLGTLLRHDVEVADDLRWYQKVLSHDLDGSLLLLDEAVKATSFEEVCDRIIVPTLSRAEHDRTHDFVDNRDVAFIWRVVRDWLDDVSDRDDVVLIPAPAPAPAQAQDSTEPSPVRTRAEAARRRLLSRFRLGGRSSPTPVATSKLDIDPLPSLGSLKDEDRPLVGLATGGGADALVLRMLNMLLKPSGVRFTIISAGGSSLQVTDKVAQLDPALILISHLPPIGLTRARYLTKRMRARYPETPVVFGYWDDDAETPKVVESLKPASASRVVVSLASARALILNRSPEAPTDAEAEADTEAETEAKAKAEVQVGRE; encoded by the coding sequence ATGAACCTCGACGTCGCCACGACTCGGCTGCTCCGCTTCCTCCTGATCGGCGGGACGATCATCATCGCCATGTCGCTGGCGGCCGAGGTCCTGAAGCCGGTCGCCCTCGCCATCCTGGTCTCCTTCCTGCTGGCCCCCGTGGTGTCCCGGCTGGAGCGCCTGGGGCTCCCTCGGGTCCTGAGCGTGGCGGCCGTCCTCATCGTCCTGGTGGCCGGGATCGTCGGCACCTCGTACGTCGTCGGCCACCAGTTCGCGACGCTGGCCAAGGAGATCCCCGCCTATCAGCAGAACATCAACAAGAAGCTGGCCGGGCTGAAGCCGGGCGAGTCCTCGTCGCTCGACCGGGTCTTCTCGGCCGCCACCGAGCTCGAGGAGTCGATCGCGTCCGAGCAGGAGCGCCGGGACCGGGATCGGGCGCAGCCCGTGCGGATCGTCGGCGGCGAGGACCTCTGGGGCCGGATCCACACCTACCTCGGCCCTTTCGAGTCGGGCATCGCCCTGGTCGGGATCGTCCTGCTGCTGGTCGTCTTCCTCCTGTTCGAGCGCGAGGACGTGGGCAACCGGATCATCCAGCTCGTGGGATGGGGGCAGATCGGTGTCACGACCAAGACCTTGGGCCAGATCGGCCGGGGCCTGAGCAGCTACCTGACGGCCCTGGCGCTGGTGAACGCCGGGTTCGGGACGGCGATCGGCCTGGGGGCCTGGGCGATCGGCCTGCCGTCGCCGGCCCTCTGGGGGTTCCTGGCGGCGATCTTCCGGTTCATCCCCTACCTGGGGACGGTCCTGTCGTTCTCGTTCCCGTTCGTCATCGCCATCGCCCACTTCCCGGGCTGGACCGAACCGCTGTTGGTCTTCGCCCTGTTCGCCGCCGCCGAGGTGGTGGTCAACAGCATCGAGCCCCTGCTCTACGGCAAGAGCACCGGCATCTCGCCGATCGGCCTGCTGGTGGCGGCCATGTTCTGGGCCTGGCTCTGGGGGCCGCTGGGGCTGCTGCTGGCCAACGCGCTGACGGTCTGCCTGGCGGTCGCCGGGCGGTCGATCCCCGGCCTCGGCTTCCTGGGCACCCTGCTCCGCCACGACGTCGAGGTGGCCGACGACCTGCGTTGGTACCAGAAGGTCCTCAGCCACGACCTCGACGGCTCGCTGCTCCTGCTGGACGAGGCCGTCAAGGCGACCTCGTTCGAGGAGGTCTGCGACCGGATCATCGTCCCGACCCTCTCCCGCGCCGAGCACGACCGCACCCACGACTTCGTCGACAACCGCGACGTCGCCTTCATCTGGCGGGTCGTCCGCGACTGGCTCGACGACGTCTCCGACCGCGACGACGTGGTCCTGATCCCGGCCCCGGCCCCGGCCCCGGCCCAGGCCCAGGACTCGACCGAGCCGTCGCCGGTCCGCACTCGGGCGGAAGCGGCCCGACGCCGGTTGCTCAGCCGATTCCGACTGGGGGGCCGCTCCTCGCCGACCCCCGTCGCGACGTCCAAGCTCGACATCGACCCCCTCCCCTCCCTGGGCTCGCTGAAGGACGAGGACCGGCCCCTGGTCGGCCTGGCCACCGGCGGCGGCGCCGACGCCCTGGTGCTCCGGATGCTCAACATGCTGCTGAAGCCGTCGGGCGTGCGGTTCACGATCATCTCCGCCGGCGGCTCCTCGCTGCAGGTCACGGACAAGGTCGCCCAGCTCGACCCGGCCCTGATCCTGATCTCCCACCTCCCCCCCATCGGCCTCACCCGCGCCCGCTACCTGACCAAGCGGATGCGCGCCCGATACCCCGAGACTCCCGTCGTCTTCGGCTACTGGGACGACGACGCCGAGACGCCGAAGGTGGTCGAGAGCCTCAAGCCGGCCTCGGCCAGCCGGGTCGTCGTCTCGCTGGCCTCGGCCCGCGCCCTGATCCTCAACCGCAGCCCGGAGGCCCCGACCGACGCCGAGGCCGAGGCGGACACGGAGGCCGAGACGGAGGCCAAGGCCAAGGCCGAGGTGCAGGTCGGCCGGGAGTGA
- a CDS encoding sigma-54-dependent transcriptional regulator has protein sequence MTTVVDNEPRDPQPPQDAEPTALSVEPVRRMLLVEDDEDTRTSFQQLLNMALGIEVDLAPDGAQALEMLAEKPYSIVVTDLRMPKVDGLKLMAEIQARRLPVTVIVTTGHGSIDDAVHAMRMGAYDFLTKPPDPQHLCLLIERALRERSLQDELSALRAQIGERHRFLNVLSKSPKMFEIFELIGNIADTTTTVLIEGETGTGKEQLARAIHQASAEYRKGPFVPVHCAALSETLLESELFGHEKGSFTGAAGQRKGRFEIAHGGTLFLDEVADIPMSMQIKLLRVLQERKFERVGGNAPIEVDVRVIGATNQGLEAAVKEGKFREDLYYRLNVVKIDLPPLRQRPEDIRLLATYFAQKYARPGQNAAHISSAAMDRLYSFAWPGNIRQLENAMERACVTARDGEIKPENLPRDLVPKKGRRGSLQVDLARPLTDQLSELTSAFEERYLRKALRKCRGHVGRCAKISGLSRRSISAKIALYKIDTAAYKPK, from the coding sequence GTGACCACAGTCGTCGACAACGAGCCGAGAGACCCCCAACCTCCCCAGGACGCCGAGCCGACGGCCCTGAGCGTCGAGCCGGTCCGGCGGATGCTCCTCGTCGAGGACGACGAGGACACGCGCACCTCGTTCCAGCAGCTCCTCAACATGGCGCTGGGGATCGAGGTCGACCTCGCCCCCGACGGCGCCCAGGCTCTGGAGATGCTGGCCGAGAAGCCGTACAGCATCGTCGTCACCGACCTGCGGATGCCCAAGGTCGACGGCCTGAAGCTGATGGCCGAGATCCAGGCCCGGCGGCTGCCGGTGACCGTCATCGTCACCACCGGCCACGGCAGCATCGACGACGCCGTCCACGCCATGCGCATGGGCGCCTACGACTTCCTGACCAAGCCCCCCGACCCCCAGCACCTCTGCCTCCTCATCGAGCGCGCCCTCCGCGAGCGCAGCCTCCAGGACGAGCTGTCCGCCCTCCGAGCCCAGATCGGCGAGCGGCACCGCTTCCTCAACGTCCTGAGCAAGAGCCCGAAGATGTTCGAGATCTTCGAGCTGATCGGCAACATCGCCGACACCACCACCACCGTCCTCATCGAGGGGGAGACCGGCACCGGCAAGGAGCAGCTCGCCCGCGCCATCCACCAGGCCTCGGCCGAGTACCGCAAGGGGCCGTTCGTCCCCGTCCACTGCGCGGCCCTCTCGGAAACCCTGCTGGAGAGCGAGCTGTTCGGCCACGAGAAGGGGTCGTTCACCGGCGCCGCCGGCCAGCGCAAGGGCCGGTTCGAGATCGCCCACGGCGGCACCCTCTTCCTCGACGAGGTGGCCGACATCCCCATGTCGATGCAGATCAAGCTCCTCCGCGTCCTCCAGGAGCGGAAGTTCGAGCGCGTCGGCGGCAACGCCCCCATCGAGGTCGACGTCCGGGTCATCGGCGCCACCAACCAGGGGCTCGAAGCGGCGGTCAAGGAGGGGAAGTTCCGCGAGGACCTGTACTACCGCCTCAACGTGGTCAAGATCGACCTCCCCCCGCTCCGCCAGCGGCCCGAGGACATCCGCCTCCTGGCCACCTACTTCGCACAGAAGTACGCCCGGCCCGGCCAGAACGCCGCCCACATCTCCAGCGCCGCCATGGACCGGCTCTATTCCTTCGCCTGGCCCGGCAACATCCGCCAGCTGGAGAACGCCATGGAGCGGGCCTGCGTCACCGCCCGCGACGGCGAGATCAAGCCCGAGAACCTCCCCCGCGACCTCGTCCCCAAGAAGGGCCGCCGGGGTTCGCTCCAGGTCGACCTCGCCCGCCCCTTGACCGATCAGCTCTCCGAGCTGACCTCGGCCTTCGAGGAGCGATACCTCCGCAAGGCCCTGCGGAAGTGCCGGGGTCACGTCGGCCGCTGCGCCAAGATCAGCGGCCTCTCGCGCCGGAGCATCTCCGCCAAGATCGCCCTCTACAAGATCGACACCGCCGCCTACAAGCCCAAGTGA
- a CDS encoding PAS domain-containing sensor histidine kinase — protein MKTRTQFDAEPSRASAGPPPRLVGTADADGAATSFDDRWAEYTGLSPAASLGAGWLEAVHPLDRGPLLQAWRTAADDGAEFEAEIRLRRGADGVHRRHRARGTPVRDGAGAVAQWVVVLSEIDGPRRDERLERMVRERTVELRRSNAELERFAAVAAHDLQEPLRKIVAFGDRLAARSGPTLDAQGRDHLDRIAAAAGRMRELVDGLMELSRVDARDRPLPAVDLGAVVADVVADLDELVAKTGGRVEVGPLPTIRADRTQMRQLFQNLIGNALKFHPPGRGSLVRLSSRVADDGGNATSCWVLEVADDGIGFDEAYGERIFQPFERLNGREAFEGSGMGLAICRKIVERHSGRLTAVSAPGGGSTFRVALPLEPPTPGSQSHDSQARADHDADE, from the coding sequence ATGAAGACCCGGACCCAGTTCGACGCCGAACCCTCGCGGGCGTCCGCGGGCCCCCCGCCCCGCCTCGTGGGGACGGCCGACGCGGACGGGGCCGCGACCTCGTTCGACGACCGCTGGGCCGAGTACACCGGGCTGTCTCCGGCGGCCAGCCTGGGCGCCGGCTGGCTGGAGGCCGTCCATCCGCTCGATCGCGGCCCCCTCCTCCAGGCCTGGCGGACGGCCGCTGACGACGGGGCCGAGTTCGAGGCCGAGATCCGGCTCCGGCGCGGGGCCGACGGCGTTCATCGCCGCCACCGGGCCCGAGGGACCCCCGTCCGCGACGGGGCGGGGGCCGTCGCCCAGTGGGTCGTCGTCCTGAGCGAGATCGACGGCCCTCGTCGGGACGAGCGGCTCGAACGCATGGTCCGGGAGCGGACCGTCGAGCTGCGGCGGAGCAACGCCGAGCTGGAGCGGTTCGCGGCCGTCGCCGCGCACGACCTCCAGGAGCCGTTGCGGAAGATCGTGGCGTTCGGCGACCGCCTCGCCGCCCGTTCCGGCCCGACGCTCGACGCCCAGGGTCGCGACCACCTCGACCGGATCGCCGCCGCCGCCGGCCGCATGCGCGAGCTGGTAGACGGGCTCATGGAGCTTTCGCGGGTCGACGCGCGGGACCGTCCCCTCCCGGCCGTCGACCTGGGGGCCGTCGTCGCCGACGTCGTCGCGGATCTGGACGAGCTGGTCGCGAAGACCGGCGGCCGGGTCGAGGTCGGCCCCCTGCCGACGATCCGGGCCGACCGCACCCAGATGCGCCAGCTCTTCCAGAACCTGATCGGCAACGCGCTGAAGTTCCATCCCCCCGGTCGCGGTTCGCTCGTCCGCCTGTCGTCCCGGGTCGCGGACGACGGCGGGAATGCGACTTCCTGCTGGGTGCTGGAGGTGGCCGACGACGGGATCGGCTTCGACGAGGCCTACGGCGAGCGGATCTTCCAGCCCTTCGAACGGCTGAACGGCCGCGAGGCGTTCGAGGGCTCGGGCATGGGGCTGGCGATCTGTCGAAAGATCGTCGAACGTCATTCGGGTAGACTCACGGCGGTGAGCGCGCCGGGCGGGGGTTCCACGTTTCGGGTCGCGCTCCCCCTTGAACCTCCGACCCCGGGATCCCAATCTCATGATTCCCAAGCGAGAGCCGATCACGACGCCGACGAATGA
- a CDS encoding hybrid sensor histidine kinase/response regulator — translation MKTDASASEVGMSEKPIRLMLIDDDEEDYLLTRDLLEGIADIEIELDWLADADRAVDVICDGGCDLYLVDYSLGRIDGLAVIREALARGASAPMILLTGLDERAIDLDAMRAGAADFLEKWRLNPTLLERSIRYSLQEKQHAEELERRVQERTTELARANSALQAQVAERVRAEEALRTADRRKDEYLSTLAHELRNPLVPIRNALEIMRLAGSDPAVFEPSRAMIERQVKHLIRLIDDLMVVARISRGMIKLKYESSSAERLTATAVENLQPFLTKRRHDFQVDLAEGLPPLRVDSERLVQVLYNLLHNAAKYTQPGGRIRLGVEPEGDGVLFRVRDDGPGIPRDMLQAVFEIFFQVKRPDDDGVASGLGVGLWLVKRIVELHGGRVEARSGADERGSEFLAWIPATPPDAEE, via the coding sequence ATGAAGACCGACGCGTCCGCCTCGGAGGTGGGGATGTCTGAGAAGCCGATCCGCCTGATGCTGATCGACGACGACGAGGAGGACTATCTCCTGACTCGCGACCTCCTTGAAGGCATCGCCGACATCGAGATCGAGCTCGACTGGCTCGCCGACGCCGACCGCGCCGTCGACGTGATCTGCGACGGGGGCTGCGACCTCTACCTGGTCGATTACAGCCTGGGGAGGATCGACGGGCTGGCCGTGATCCGCGAGGCCCTCGCGCGGGGCGCCTCGGCGCCGATGATCCTCCTGACCGGCCTCGACGAGCGCGCCATCGACCTCGACGCCATGCGCGCCGGCGCGGCCGACTTCCTGGAGAAATGGCGGCTCAACCCCACCCTCCTGGAGCGGTCGATCCGCTACAGCCTCCAGGAGAAACAGCACGCCGAGGAGCTGGAGCGCCGGGTCCAGGAGCGGACCACCGAGCTGGCCCGGGCCAACTCCGCCCTCCAGGCGCAGGTCGCCGAACGGGTCCGCGCCGAGGAGGCGCTCCGCACCGCCGACCGTCGCAAGGACGAATACCTCTCCACCCTGGCCCACGAGCTGCGCAACCCCCTGGTCCCGATCCGGAACGCCCTGGAGATCATGCGGCTGGCCGGCTCCGACCCGGCCGTCTTCGAGCCCAGCCGCGCCATGATCGAACGCCAGGTCAAGCACCTGATCCGGCTGATCGACGACCTCATGGTGGTGGCGCGGATCTCCCGAGGGATGATCAAGCTCAAGTATGAGTCCTCCTCGGCGGAACGCCTGACGGCGACCGCCGTGGAGAATCTCCAGCCGTTCCTGACCAAGCGTCGGCACGACTTCCAGGTCGACCTCGCCGAGGGCCTCCCCCCCCTGCGCGTCGATTCCGAGCGGCTGGTCCAGGTCCTTTACAACCTCCTGCACAACGCCGCCAAGTACACCCAGCCCGGCGGCCGGATCCGCCTGGGCGTGGAGCCCGAGGGCGACGGCGTCCTTTTCCGGGTCCGCGACGACGGGCCGGGCATCCCCCGGGACATGCTCCAGGCCGTCTTCGAGATCTTCTTCCAGGTCAAGCGGCCCGACGACGACGGCGTCGCCAGCGGCCTCGGCGTCGGGCTCTGGCTGGTCAAGCGGATCGTCGAGCTGCACGGCGGCCGGGTGGAAGCCCGGAGCGGGGCCGACGAGCGAGGGAGCGAGTTCCTCGCCTGGATCCCCGCGACCCCCCCCGACGCCGAAGAGTGA
- a CDS encoding efflux RND transporter permease subunit, with protein sequence MLNALIDASLRNRFVVLLAAALLVVVGVRSAVRLPLDAFPDTTPIQVQINTTAPELSPDEVERLITFPVEYAMGGLKGLEELRSVSKFGFSQVVAIFSDDTDVYFARQQVNERLGEVEIPDGVARPRMGPVATGLGEVYHYLLTSKNPELDSTELRTLQDWVIRPRLLRVPGVAEINAWGGYEKQYEVQADPMKLARHGLTLDDLMQALRDNNQNVGGGYVVRSGEASLVQGVARTVSVEQIAAIVIKAQDGVPTRISDVAEVEVGHAIRRGAVTAEGRGEAVLGLAFMRMGENSRDVAYALDAAMDDVKRSLPADVEVAVVYKRTDLVEQVLRTVGRNLVEGAVLVVAVLFAFLGSLRAGLIVASAIPLSMLFAVTMMERVGVAGSLMSLGAIDFGLVVDSSVVMVENCAKRLAGDRSDRSKLDVIRDAAVEVRRPTMFGELIIMIVYLPILTLEGIEGKLFRPMALTVVFALSASLVLSLTLMPVLASLGLGRRTSEKPTLVDRMAHRVFQPILGWGLNHPRATLLTVGAITLLSTVMGLQLGSEFVPRLNEGSIVVNTVRLASVSLEESIRYGTRIENYLKSHFPDEIQDVWTRTGTAEVATDPMGLEVSDVFITLTPRERWTKAKTQDGLVAAMAEVTKVLPGMRAVYTQPIELRINEMVAGIRSDLGIKIYGEDLETLKAKGEEIQKLVTGIRGAADTSVEQVTGLPVLRIHVDNEALSRYGVPARAVTDVIRSIGGIGVGEIIEPDRRFPLVVRLPLRYRDDPEALEDLFITTASGQRLPLTRLATIEPTVGPSTIQRDWGRRRLIVQTNVRGRDIASFVAEARDRIGREVSLPTGYSIEWGGQFEHLERAERRLYIVVPLALALILSLLYMTFHSVRDALMIFSGVLFARAGGILGLYVMGLPFTISAGVGFVALAGASMLEGLILVSAIRDRMARGLPKRAAIEDARLARLRPVLMTGTVAALGFVPMMLSTGIGAEVQKPLATVVVFGMACDTMLTMLALPVLYLLFGKGPAPGDGTPSGGTHPFSR encoded by the coding sequence ATGCTCAACGCCCTCATCGACGCCAGCCTCAGGAACCGATTCGTCGTCCTCCTCGCGGCGGCCCTGCTCGTCGTCGTCGGCGTCCGCTCGGCGGTCCGGCTGCCGCTCGACGCCTTCCCGGACACGACGCCGATCCAGGTCCAGATCAACACAACCGCCCCCGAACTTTCGCCCGACGAGGTGGAGCGGCTCATCACGTTCCCCGTCGAATACGCGATGGGAGGTCTCAAGGGTCTAGAGGAGCTACGCTCGGTCTCGAAGTTCGGCTTCTCCCAGGTCGTCGCCATCTTCTCGGACGACACAGACGTCTATTTCGCGAGGCAGCAGGTCAACGAGCGGCTCGGCGAGGTGGAGATCCCCGATGGGGTGGCGCGGCCGAGGATGGGGCCGGTCGCCACCGGACTCGGCGAGGTCTACCACTACCTCCTCACCAGCAAGAACCCCGAGCTTGATTCGACCGAGCTGCGCACGCTCCAGGACTGGGTCATCCGGCCCCGGCTGCTCCGCGTGCCCGGTGTCGCCGAGATCAACGCCTGGGGGGGCTACGAGAAGCAGTACGAGGTGCAGGCCGACCCGATGAAGCTCGCGCGTCACGGACTCACGCTCGACGACCTGATGCAGGCCCTCCGGGACAACAACCAGAACGTCGGCGGCGGCTACGTCGTCCGTTCCGGGGAGGCGAGCCTCGTGCAGGGCGTCGCTCGCACCGTCTCCGTCGAGCAGATCGCCGCCATCGTCATCAAGGCCCAGGACGGGGTCCCGACCCGGATCTCCGACGTCGCCGAGGTGGAAGTGGGCCACGCCATCCGCCGGGGGGCCGTCACCGCCGAAGGGCGGGGCGAGGCCGTCCTCGGGCTCGCCTTCATGCGGATGGGCGAGAACTCTCGAGACGTCGCCTACGCCCTCGACGCGGCGATGGACGACGTGAAGAGGTCGCTGCCGGCCGACGTCGAGGTCGCCGTGGTCTACAAGAGGACCGACCTCGTCGAACAGGTGCTCAGGACCGTCGGGCGCAACCTCGTCGAAGGGGCGGTCCTCGTCGTGGCCGTCCTCTTCGCGTTCCTCGGCAGCCTGCGGGCCGGGCTCATCGTCGCGTCCGCCATCCCGCTCTCGATGCTCTTCGCCGTGACGATGATGGAGCGAGTGGGCGTCGCGGGGAGCCTGATGAGCCTGGGCGCCATCGACTTCGGCCTGGTCGTCGACAGCTCGGTCGTCATGGTCGAGAACTGCGCGAAGCGGCTGGCGGGCGACCGCTCGGACCGCTCGAAACTGGACGTGATCCGGGACGCCGCGGTCGAGGTGAGGAGGCCGACGATGTTCGGCGAGCTCATCATCATGATCGTCTATCTCCCCATCCTTACGCTCGAAGGGATCGAGGGGAAGCTCTTCAGGCCGATGGCCCTCACAGTCGTCTTCGCCCTCTCGGCCTCGCTCGTCCTCTCGCTCACGCTCATGCCGGTGCTCGCCTCGCTCGGGCTGGGGCGAAGGACGTCGGAGAAGCCGACGTTGGTGGACCGCATGGCCCACAGGGTGTTCCAGCCGATCCTCGGCTGGGGCCTGAACCATCCCAGGGCGACGCTCCTCACGGTCGGGGCGATCACCCTCCTCTCGACCGTCATGGGCTTGCAGCTCGGCTCGGAATTCGTGCCCAGGCTGAACGAGGGTTCGATCGTCGTGAACACCGTCCGGCTCGCGAGCGTGAGCCTGGAAGAGTCGATCCGCTACGGGACTCGCATCGAGAACTACCTGAAATCGCACTTCCCCGACGAGATCCAGGACGTCTGGACCAGGACCGGAACCGCCGAGGTCGCCACCGATCCGATGGGGCTGGAAGTCTCGGACGTCTTCATCACGCTCACCCCTCGGGAGCGCTGGACGAAGGCGAAGACGCAGGATGGACTCGTCGCCGCGATGGCCGAGGTGACGAAGGTCCTGCCCGGGATGCGGGCCGTCTACACGCAGCCCATCGAGCTTCGAATCAACGAGATGGTGGCCGGCATCCGGTCCGATCTCGGCATCAAGATCTACGGCGAAGACCTGGAGACCTTGAAGGCTAAGGGGGAGGAGATCCAGAAACTCGTCACGGGCATCCGGGGCGCCGCCGACACGTCGGTCGAGCAGGTCACGGGTCTCCCCGTGCTCCGCATCCACGTCGACAACGAGGCCCTCTCCCGATACGGCGTCCCGGCGCGGGCGGTGACCGACGTCATCCGCTCCATCGGGGGGATCGGCGTCGGCGAGATCATCGAGCCGGACAGGCGATTCCCCCTGGTGGTGCGGCTGCCGCTCCGATACCGCGACGACCCGGAGGCCCTGGAAGACCTCTTCATCACGACCGCTTCGGGCCAGAGGCTCCCGCTGACCCGCCTGGCGACGATCGAGCCGACGGTCGGGCCGTCGACGATCCAGAGGGACTGGGGCCGGCGTCGGCTCATCGTGCAGACGAACGTGCGGGGCCGCGACATCGCCTCGTTCGTCGCCGAGGCGCGAGACCGCATCGGCCGCGAGGTAAGCCTGCCGACGGGCTACTCCATCGAATGGGGCGGCCAGTTCGAGCATCTGGAGCGGGCCGAGCGGCGGCTCTACATCGTCGTCCCGCTCGCCCTCGCGCTCATCCTGAGCCTGCTCTACATGACGTTCCACTCGGTGCGGGACGCCCTCATGATCTTCAGCGGCGTCCTGTTCGCGAGGGCGGGCGGGATCCTTGGGCTGTACGTCATGGGCCTGCCGTTCACCATCTCGGCGGGGGTCGGCTTCGTCGCCCTGGCCGGGGCGTCGATGCTCGAAGGGCTCATCCTGGTCAGCGCCATCCGCGACCGGATGGCCCGCGGCCTCCCGAAGCGGGCGGCCATCGAGGACGCGCGGCTGGCGAGGCTCCGCCCCGTGCTCATGACCGGGACGGTCGCCGCCCTGGGGTTCGTGCCGATGATGCTCTCCACCGGCATCGGCGCGGAGGTCCAGAAGCCGCTCGCCACCGTCGTCGTCTTCGGCATGGCCTGCGACACGATGCTCACCATGCTCGCTCTGCCGGTCCTCTACCTCCTCTTCGGCAAGGGACCGGCCCCAGGGGACGGGACCCCCTCGGGAGGAACTCATCCCTTCTCCCGATAA